ACACGCGTAATATAAACATCCGGATCAGCAAGCAAATGAGTCGGTGTATCTTGTGGTGTTTCAATATACATGGTCCGGAACTTTAAAATGTTGAAATGACTCTTCTTTAGACCAACTCGTTTTTGTTTGAAGAAGACTGGTCCTCTTGATTCAATCTTTATCGCTCCCATAATGCATAAAAATACTGGTATCAATACGATACATGCCACAAGTGCTAGGATGAATCCTAACAACCGTTTCACTGTCATATAACTCATTTGCTTTAGCTCCTTATGTTCATACTAATTTTTGTTGTTTCATCGCGACGTCATTGGCGATATCAAGTAGCGTATTGCGTAATTGAAGTGGATTTAGTTGATGATTTTCGACCATCCGTAATATTTCTTCAATTGGTTCAGCTTGTTTCGTTCGACCGACGAAAATCTTCGGATAAATCGCTTCTGGATCGACTTCTCCATCTTTTAGTAATTCTTCATACATCTTTTCTCCCGGTCGAATTCCAGAAAATACGATTGGCATCTCGTCTTCCGTGAAACCACTCAACTCAATCATGTTTTTCGCAAGATCAACGATTTTGACCGGCTCGCCCATATCAAGGACGAAAACCTCTCCGCCGTCAGCTAGTATACCTGCTTGAATGACTAATCGACTTGCTTCTGGAATCGTCATGAAGAATCGTGTCATTTCTGGATGGGTCACCGTTACAGGTCCACCGGCCTCAATTTGTGATTTAAAGAGTGGAATGACAGACCCTCGACTACCAAGGACGTTACCGAAACGAACGACGGCAAACTTCGTCTGACTCCGTTTTCCTAAATCCTGAATGATCATCTCGGCAATCCGCTTCGTCGAACCCATGACGTTTGTTGGATTGACCGCTTTATCTGTTGAGATCATGACGAATCGTTCGACCTGATGACGGTCGGCTACTTCTGCGACGTTCTTCGTTCCATAGACATTATTTTTAACAGACTCATACGGATTTGCTTCCATTAAAGGCACGTGTTTATGAGCCGCTGCATGGAAGGCGACATCCGGTCGATGTTGTGCAAACACTTCATCTAAACGCATCTGGTCTTGCACATCGGCAATGATTGGCACTAGATTGATTGCTGTCTGTAAACTCCGCAGTTCCCGTTCAATCAAATAGATGCTGTTCTCACCATGACCGAGTAATACTAACGTCGTCGGATTGAATTGAATGATTTGGCGACAAATTTCTGATCCAATCGATCCACCGGCTCCTGTAACAAGGACCGTCCGTCCTTCAATCTCACTTCGAATCCCCGAGATGTTCAGTTCAACCGGTTCGCGTCCGAGTAAGTCTTCAATCGATACATCGCGAATCGCGTTGACCGAGACTTTCCCCGTCACAAGTTCTTCAATCATCGGTAAGGTTTGAACGTTCTTACACAGTGTCTTTGCCTCGGTGATCAGTTCGATTCGGCGTTGCTGTGACAACGATGGAATCGCTAAGACGATGGCTTCAATTTTATGTCGCTCGATGACTGCCTTTAAGTCCTCCGTCGTTCCTGCAACTTCGATTCCTTGAATCACGAAATGCATGTTTTTTGGATCATCATCGACAAAAGCAACCGGCTTTAATTCATGGAATGGTGATGCATAGAGTTGACGAACCAATGCCCGTCCTGCACGTCCTGCCCCGATGACCAACGTCCGCTTTCGCGACTTGATCATGCGACGAGGTAAGGCATACTTCCGCCAATGTTGACCGATCCCAAGCAGACGTAAGCCTACTCGGATTGCTCCAAGTAGCAGTAAAGAAATACAAAAACTTAATAGCGTGATGCGTTCTAAGACTTGTCCGAAGAATAGAACTTGATACACTATTAAGCCGATTGAGCTGAGTCCCAGGGACAATGATAATGTCATTGCTTCCTGTACACTCGCATATTTCCAGTTAACACGGTACAGTTTCATGAGAAACGCGACAGTGATGAAGAGTAGGGCAAATACCGTCGCTGACTGAATTACATCACGACTGTCGATCAATAAAAATAATTCCTTTGGATACAAGAAAAAATATGTAAAGCTCATCGCCACCATCAATGCACAGGCATCCATACATGCCAGTAAAATCGTCCGGTAATAATAATACTTCTTCACGAACATTCACTCCTTTCAACTAATATTTGACATACTGATTTTCAGACAAGCGATTGTGATTTGTGTACCTGTAACAACTCTTCCATCATCGCTGCTACGTCTTCTCCTAAATCTTCACGGTTCAAGGCAAATTCGAGTGTCGTTCGAATGAATCCTAATTTTTCACCAACATCATACCGTTTACCATCAAATTCGTAGGCAAAGACCCGTTGCATTTCATTGAGTCGTGTAATCGCGTCCGTCAATTGAATTTCGCCACCTGAACCAACTTGTTGTGTTTCAAGATATTTAAAGATTTCTGGCGTGAGTAGATAACGTCCTAAAATCGCTAAGTTCGATGGGGCTGTTCCTGGTGCTGGCTTTTCGACGAAAGATTTCACCTTATGTAATTGCTCTGAGATGCTCGAGCTTGGATCAACGATGCCGTAACGATGTGTATCTTTTTCTGGAACTGGTTGTACACCAATGATTGAACTATTCGTGATTTCATACTGTTCGATTAGCTGTCGCGTACACGGCACGTCAGCCTGAACGATATCATCGCCAAGCATGACGACGAATGGTTCATTACCAACGAATGCTTTCGCTTGAAGAATCGCATTCCCAAGACCTTTTGGTTTTGATTGACGAATGAAATGAATGTTAATCTTCGTTGTCTCTTCGACTAAGTAAAGTAATTCTGATTTATTCTTCGAAATCAGGTTCGCTTCTAACTCTGGTACGGAATCAAAATGATCTTCGATCGCGCGTTTCCCTTTACCAGTAATAATCAAGATATCTTCAATTCCTGATTCGATCGCCTCTTCAATGATGTATTGAATCGTCGGTTTATCAACGATCGGTAACATTTCCTTTGGCATCGCTTTTGTCGCTGGTAAAAATCGTGTGCCTAGACCAGCTGCTGGAATGACTGCCTTTTTTACTTTAATCACATAATCATCTCCCATATATAAATTCGGTTTCCCAAATTATATCTAACATTCCATTCTTTATGTAAAATACAATAACACAGGACTCGTGTTTCTTTCCATAAAGTTTTCCATAATTTCATAATGTAAGCGTTAACATAAAAAAAAGAGAGTACTAATTCACTCTCTTTCCCTTACCTTGACAAAAAATGTTATACCCACTGTCCTTTCCAATTCTTCTCGACAGGACTCGGGGGATTAATTGTCACGAGTTGGTTCAAGAGAACGGCTTCATTGTTTTCATAAATCTCATCGATCAACCAATCTTCGAACGTTTTCTCAAGCATCCGTTCGCATTGCTTCCAGTAGAATGGACGTTTCTCGAGGTGGTGCGCATCACTTGCCACAAGATGGGCTAACCCATTCTCAAGCAAAGCAATCGCAAACCGCTGGACATCCTTCCCGTACTTGCCGATCAAACTAGCGCACGTCACCTGACTGATAGCACCGTTTGAAATCAATTCAAAGAGTAACGATGGATTTTGAATGAATGCTTTATTTTTTTCCGGATGGGCAACGACCGGGATATAACCATCGGAAATCAATTCTGCAAAGACTTGACGAGCATACGACGGAATTCCGCTTGACGGAAACTCGATTAAAATATAGCGTGAATCGTTGAGTGTCAGCGCTTGTCCTGCTTCTAACGCTTCCATCAATTCACCGATCAACCGGATCTCATGACCTGGATAGACGGTTAATGGAATATCACGTTGTTTCAACAAGACATTGAACTCATCAACCGTCAACTGAACATCGACATCTTCTGTTTCGAATTGCGGATGATAGAGGTGTGGAGTCGCGATGATCCGCGACACTCCCTCTGCGACAGCTTGTTCAGCTAACTGTAACGCGTGTTCGACACTAGCCGGACCGTCATCGACGAGCGGCAAAATATGACAATGGATATCAACCATATAGATGTCCCTCACTCATAGGAATAGTAGTATTGGTATGCTGAATCATCCGTCAGTTCACGACGGTTCAAGACGACACCGAGAATTTTCGCTTCGGCCAGTTCAAGCTGTTCTTTCGCTTTTAACACTCGTTGACGATCAGATGTCGTACAACCGACG
This region of Exiguobacterium acetylicum DSM 20416 genomic DNA includes:
- a CDS encoding polysaccharide biosynthesis protein; this encodes MKKYYYYRTILLACMDACALMVAMSFTYFFLYPKELFLLIDSRDVIQSATVFALLFITVAFLMKLYRVNWKYASVQEAMTLSLSLGLSSIGLIVYQVLFFGQVLERITLLSFCISLLLLGAIRVGLRLLGIGQHWRKYALPRRMIKSRKRTLVIGAGRAGRALVRQLYASPFHELKPVAFVDDDPKNMHFVIQGIEVAGTTEDLKAVIERHKIEAIVLAIPSLSQQRRIELITEAKTLCKNVQTLPMIEELVTGKVSVNAIRDVSIEDLLGREPVELNISGIRSEIEGRTVLVTGAGGSIGSEICRQIIQFNPTTLVLLGHGENSIYLIERELRSLQTAINLVPIIADVQDQMRLDEVFAQHRPDVAFHAAAHKHVPLMEANPYESVKNNVYGTKNVAEVADRHQVERFVMISTDKAVNPTNVMGSTKRIAEMIIQDLGKRSQTKFAVVRFGNVLGSRGSVIPLFKSQIEAGGPVTVTHPEMTRFFMTIPEASRLVIQAGILADGGEVFVLDMGEPVKIVDLAKNMIELSGFTEDEMPIVFSGIRPGEKMYEELLKDGEVDPEAIYPKIFVGRTKQAEPIEEILRMVENHQLNPLQLRNTLLDIANDVAMKQQKLV
- the galU gene encoding UTP--glucose-1-phosphate uridylyltransferase GalU, giving the protein MKVKKAVIPAAGLGTRFLPATKAMPKEMLPIVDKPTIQYIIEEAIESGIEDILIITGKGKRAIEDHFDSVPELEANLISKNKSELLYLVEETTKINIHFIRQSKPKGLGNAILQAKAFVGNEPFVVMLGDDIVQADVPCTRQLIEQYEITNSSIIGVQPVPEKDTHRYGIVDPSSSISEQLHKVKSFVEKPAPGTAPSNLAILGRYLLTPEIFKYLETQQVGSGGEIQLTDAITRLNEMQRVFAYEFDGKRYDVGEKLGFIRTTLEFALNREDLGEDVAAMMEELLQVHKSQSLV
- a CDS encoding tyrosine-protein phosphatase, yielding MVDIHCHILPLVDDGPASVEHALQLAEQAVAEGVSRIIATPHLYHPQFETEDVDVQLTVDEFNVLLKQRDIPLTVYPGHEIRLIGELMEALEAGQALTLNDSRYILIEFPSSGIPSYARQVFAELISDGYIPVVAHPEKNKAFIQNPSLLFELISNGAISQVTCASLIGKYGKDVQRFAIALLENGLAHLVASDAHHLEKRPFYWKQCERMLEKTFEDWLIDEIYENNEAVLLNQLVTINPPSPVEKNWKGQWV